The proteins below come from a single Tissierella sp. MB52-C2 genomic window:
- a CDS encoding BREX system ATP-binding domain-containing protein — MNINEGQQILRALHNGSVPAYEGAKHIMCGHEEERDAILEDLNYIRFKSNGNAHSGFKMIYGPYGSGKSFLCEVLKEEALKDNFVISEIVISKNTQLHNFETIYNKIMVGMRTNEFREFSAFRIIIESWIEKEKSEIISKYNLDPDDNEEDEEKLIVRLRDKISLELAKANTTNVSIVNAVISFCTGLLSGDNTLARKSLAWFAGDTNIPADIKKSIGVKGSVDKGNVFEFLKTLLYIIEKSGYAGLLVIIDEVETVRKERKDIRYQAYENLRLLIDMVSKDNLPGCYLLLTGTEELIEDEEKGIKEHDALYTRIEPIKLGDIRILEQPLIKLSRFDSSQLIEVSRKVRYIHGIVHEWNPESKISDEFIRDYVQSFTNAFGKEVSILPRTFLRNFIFILEAAKREPMSKIKSLLNISEKEIEEVNKQIELYGREMAMEMEL, encoded by the coding sequence ATGAATATAAACGAAGGACAACAAATTTTAAGGGCTTTACACAATGGAAGTGTACCAGCATATGAAGGTGCTAAACATATTATGTGTGGTCATGAAGAAGAGAGAGATGCAATACTAGAAGATTTGAACTATATAAGATTCAAATCGAATGGTAACGCACATTCAGGATTCAAAATGATATATGGCCCATATGGAAGTGGTAAATCTTTTTTATGCGAAGTATTAAAAGAGGAAGCACTGAAGGATAATTTTGTTATCTCAGAAATAGTAATATCTAAAAATACTCAACTTCATAATTTTGAAACAATATATAATAAAATAATGGTTGGGATGCGAACAAATGAGTTTAGAGAGTTCTCTGCTTTTAGAATTATAATTGAAAGTTGGATTGAAAAAGAAAAATCTGAGATTATAAGTAAATACAATTTAGATCCTGATGATAATGAGGAGGACGAAGAAAAACTTATAGTAAGGCTTAGAGATAAGATATCATTAGAACTAGCGAAAGCAAATACAACTAATGTTTCTATTGTAAATGCAGTTATATCATTTTGTACGGGGCTATTAAGTGGCGACAATACATTGGCACGAAAGTCTCTTGCTTGGTTTGCTGGTGATACAAATATACCTGCCGATATAAAGAAGAGCATAGGGGTTAAAGGATCAGTAGATAAGGGAAATGTATTTGAGTTTCTTAAAACATTACTTTATATCATAGAAAAATCTGGGTATGCAGGTTTATTAGTAATAATAGATGAAGTTGAGACTGTAAGAAAAGAGAGAAAAGATATAAGATATCAGGCTTATGAAAATTTAAGATTACTTATAGATATGGTTAGTAAAGATAACCTGCCCGGTTGCTATCTTCTTCTAACTGGTACAGAAGAATTGATAGAAGACGAAGAAAAAGGTATAAAGGAGCATGATGCTTTATATACCAGAATAGAACCAATTAAACTAGGTGATATTCGAATATTAGAACAACCTCTTATTAAATTGTCAAGATTTGATTCAAGTCAATTGATAGAAGTTTCTAGAAAAGTAAGATACATTCATGGAATTGTCCATGAATGGAATCCTGAAAGTAAAATATCAGACGAGTTTATTAGAGATTATGTTCAAAGTTTTACCAATGCATTTGGAAAGGAAGTAAGTATATTACCGAGGACTTTTTTACGAAACTTTATATTCATCTTGGAAGCAGCAAAAAGAGAACCTATGAGTAAAATAAAATCACTTCTAAACATTTCTGAAAAAGAAATTGAAGAAGTCAATAAGCAGATCGAACTATATGGTAGAGAAATGGCCATGGAGATGGAACTATGA
- a CDS encoding methyltransferase domain-containing protein: MDIDTIKILRDPYTFEDLTTKDNCIVNTYNRNTYGIEKNIVRFMEDDEITGNNKKYLEFYNKIAPFYNFANKLYFIFKFGSEENYRKEFLSELEIKDKDKVIEISVGTADNFPFLPKNIDLYGLDISLGMLKQAKKHLNKWNINAQLFQGAAESLPFKDGSFDVVYHVGGINYFNHKDKAINEMIRIAKSGTKIVIVDETEKLVNGTYKKTPITKKYYDEEYDISAPIELIPKEMLDINYREVCKGLMYCLSFRKPY, translated from the coding sequence ATGGATATTGATACAATAAAGATACTAAGGGACCCCTATACATTTGAAGATCTTACAACAAAGGATAATTGTATTGTAAACACCTATAATAGAAATACCTATGGGATTGAAAAAAATATTGTAAGGTTTATGGAAGATGATGAAATCACAGGAAATAATAAAAAATACCTTGAATTTTATAATAAGATTGCACCATTTTATAATTTTGCCAATAAACTTTACTTTATTTTTAAGTTTGGAAGTGAAGAAAATTATAGAAAAGAATTTTTATCTGAACTTGAAATAAAAGATAAGGATAAAGTTATAGAAATTTCAGTTGGAACAGCTGATAATTTTCCATTTCTACCTAAGAATATAGATCTATATGGTCTTGATATTTCATTGGGAATGTTAAAGCAAGCTAAGAAACATTTGAATAAATGGAACATAAATGCACAACTTTTCCAGGGAGCAGCAGAAAGTTTACCTTTTAAAGATGGCAGTTTTGACGTTGTATATCATGTTGGAGGAATAAATTACTTTAACCATAAAGATAAGGCAATTAATGAAATGATAAGGATAGCTAAAAGTGGAACTAAGATTGTAATAGTAGATGAAACTGAAAAGCTAGTCAATGGAACTTACAAAAAGACTCCAATAACTAAAAAGTATTATGATGAAGAATATGATATATCTGCACCTATAGAATTAATCCCAAAGGAAATGCTAGATATAAACTATAGAGAAGTTTGTAAAGGGCTGATGTATTGTCTATCATTTAGAAAACCATATTAA
- a CDS encoding response regulator transcription factor codes for MYKIMIIEDDISIAENLKSYIEKYNYEVFIVKEFKNIIDEFNRYKPDLILLDVNLPVYDGFFWCREIRNVSNLPIIFISARAGDLEQIYAMDNGADDYIVKPFSLDIVIAKINANIRRAYGSYSNLNKERILKLKDLTLYCESFLLRNRDREVRLTKKEVELLSLFIENYPRVISREDLLRTLWDDEIFVEENTLNVNITRIRKRLAEVDLEFLIESVRGVGYRLVEVE; via the coding sequence ATGTATAAGATTATGATTATAGAAGACGATATTTCTATAGCTGAAAATTTAAAATCCTATATTGAAAAATATAACTACGAGGTTTTTATAGTAAAGGAATTCAAAAATATAATAGATGAGTTTAATAGATATAAACCTGATTTGATCCTTTTAGATGTGAATTTACCTGTATATGATGGCTTTTTCTGGTGTAGAGAAATTAGAAATGTATCCAATCTACCTATAATATTTATATCTGCTCGAGCAGGTGATTTAGAGCAAATATATGCCATGGATAATGGTGCTGATGATTATATTGTCAAACCTTTTTCATTAGATATAGTCATTGCAAAGATAAATGCAAATATTAGAAGAGCCTATGGAAGTTACAGCAATTTAAATAAAGAAAGAATACTAAAACTAAAGGATTTAACTCTATACTGTGAATCCTTTCTATTAAGAAATAGAGATAGGGAAGTAAGGTTGACTAAAAAGGAAGTAGAATTATTATCTTTATTTATAGAAAACTATCCTAGGGTAATTTCTAGAGAAGATTTACTAAGGACTTTATGGGATGATGAAATATTTGTAGAAGAAAACACTTTAAATGTGAATATAACAAGAATTAGAAAAAGATTAGCAGAGGTAGATTTGGAATTTTTAATTGAATCTGTAAGAGGGGTAGGATATAGACTTGTGGAGGTAGAATAA
- a CDS encoding ABC transporter ATP-binding protein encodes MNILEVKELSKIYLGKINYTALENITFNLKEGEFVGVMGPSGSGKTTLLNCISTIDEPSSGEVLINDKNPHKLKEEELAKFRREELGFVFQDFNLVNTLTVKENIILPLVLDNINLKVMEERLDKTIKFLEIETILDKRVFEISGGQAQRVSIARAIIHNPSILLADEPTGNLDTKAAKDVMNIFTTINSELNTSILMVTHDPYIASFCDRVIFIKDGNLYNEIYKGDNKSIFYKKIIDMLSFLGGNRDDI; translated from the coding sequence ATGAATATATTAGAAGTAAAAGAGCTATCGAAGATTTACTTGGGAAAGATTAATTATACAGCATTAGAAAATATTACCTTTAATTTAAAAGAAGGAGAGTTTGTAGGGGTTATGGGACCTTCTGGAAGTGGAAAAACTACTTTATTAAACTGCATTTCAACTATTGATGAACCTTCAAGTGGCGAAGTCTTAATAAATGATAAAAACCCACATAAATTAAAAGAAGAAGAGTTAGCTAAATTTCGTAGAGAAGAGCTAGGTTTTGTTTTTCAAGATTTTAATTTAGTGAATACTTTAACAGTAAAAGAAAATATAATTCTGCCATTAGTATTAGATAATATAAATTTGAAGGTTATGGAAGAGAGATTAGATAAGACTATTAAATTTCTAGAAATTGAAACCATATTAGATAAAAGAGTTTTTGAAATCTCAGGAGGTCAAGCACAGAGAGTTTCCATAGCAAGGGCAATTATCCATAATCCATCTATATTATTGGCAGATGAGCCAACTGGTAACTTAGATACTAAAGCTGCAAAAGATGTAATGAATATATTTACTACTATCAATTCAGAATTAAATACATCTATTTTAATGGTCACCCATGATCCTTATATAGCAAGTTTTTGTGATAGAGTTATCTTTATAAAAGATGGAAACTTATATAATGAAATTTATAAAGGAGATAATAAATCAATTTTTTATAAGAAAATAATAGATATGTTAAGTTTCCTAGGAGGGAATAGAGATGACATTTAG
- a CDS encoding sensor histidine kinase: MKLFIKHHISFIILFIFVFIGLGFIIESLGGIENNFKYFIFLGFFQLLIFLIIRYLNNYRIYNILSSEPKELEDILLDNPRSVLEEEFSRNQRECFKLFNNKIRELENIQKEYKIFIDQNIHQMKTPLSVISMISQNNRENGDFKKLLTQVNSLDYYLSQTLSFLRLSDIAKDIQIEKINLRVLIVEIINELRDFFILNSIYPSINMDESIFIFTDRKQIKNVIYQIVTNGIKYGKKNSKLDFRVENKTEDTVLNITNEGIGITPSDKDRIFDIFYTGDNGRIYGESSGVGLYIVKKTLDLLSHNIMVKSIPNGKTTFSIYF; the protein is encoded by the coding sequence ATGAAGTTATTTATAAAACATCATATTTCTTTCATAATCTTGTTTATATTTGTATTTATAGGCTTAGGATTTATAATTGAAAGTCTAGGAGGAATTGAAAATAATTTTAAGTACTTTATATTTTTAGGCTTCTTTCAGTTACTTATATTTCTTATTATTAGATATCTTAATAATTATAGAATTTATAACATCTTATCAAGTGAGCCCAAAGAACTTGAAGATATTTTATTGGACAATCCTAGGTCAGTTTTAGAAGAGGAGTTTTCTAGAAATCAAAGAGAATGCTTTAAACTGTTTAATAACAAGATACGGGAATTAGAAAATATTCAGAAGGAATATAAGATATTCATAGATCAGAACATCCATCAGATGAAAACACCTCTATCAGTAATAAGTATGATTTCTCAAAACAATAGAGAAAATGGAGATTTCAAAAAGTTGTTAACTCAAGTAAATAGCTTAGATTATTATTTATCACAGACTTTAAGCTTTTTAAGATTAAGTGATATTGCAAAGGATATACAAATTGAAAAAATAAATCTAAGAGTTTTAATCGTAGAGATTATTAATGAATTAAGAGATTTCTTTATATTAAATTCTATTTATCCTTCTATAAATATGGATGAAAGTATATTTATTTTCACAGATAGAAAGCAAATCAAAAATGTTATCTATCAGATAGTAACTAATGGAATAAAGTATGGTAAGAAAAACAGTAAATTAGACTTTAGGGTAGAAAATAAAACTGAGGATACTGTATTAAATATAACAAATGAAGGAATTGGAATAACTCCTAGTGATAAAGATAGGATATTTGATATTTTTTATACTGGAGACAATGGAAGAATATATGGAGAATCTAGTGGTGTGGGACTTTATATAGTAAAGAAAACACTAGACCTCTTATCTCATAATATTATGGTAAAATCTATTCCAAATGGAAAAACTACATTTAGCATATATTTTTAA
- a CDS encoding DEAD/DEAH box helicase — translation MMESSYFLLDGKIQNGIKDILKWNSLTPIQEKTIPCLLNGDNCILIAQTAGGKTEAAFLPIISEIYKENLKPISVIYVSPIRALLNNQEFRLKKLGKIGSIDAFKWHGEVDYSNKRKFKIEPKHIIATTPESLEVILMSDSYDSEELFSNIRFIVIDEVHYFAENYRGAQLMSIIERIQSYSKYDIQRIGLSATVGNPEEILNWISGSSKRRKSVIKPENKGNKSRIFIRYFDEFSEDTVSCLLPELRDKKALFFCNSRTNSEMMSRILKNLGLNAKVHHSSISKNLREISEDKLKNTPSEMCLCCTSTMELGIDVGELDVVMQLNSPSTVASFRQRMGRTGRRQGTISHYEFCVSQEFFLINAIAIVELARQKWIESTPTPLAAYTVLFQQLFSMIQQKFGLNQPYLKEIVEKSNSFKDINEDKLLGFIQYLIDENYLEFSNGEYLLGKEIEKEYGYNFLMNFISVFETVSEFSIIHKNKEIGTLQSWFIYSLLKENKTSKFVLAGNTWQIDKIDYDRYRIYVKISKEGGLATWMGSGMVISYEIAKQMLKVLNSNSDYPYIDMKSKSVLKSIRLEHSAFSLDLDEVLIDVIKDGFDIYTYAGQKVNFTLGLIFQYELELEFSVSYDKLKVREVEKDITEKHILDIFNRYKIDTDKIEEIIEKALISSNFESHSKFYKHLPRFAQIEVLKYELVDIKNTEKVLKESRIDIENIYDRL, via the coding sequence ATGATGGAATCTAGTTATTTCTTACTGGATGGTAAAATTCAGAATGGAATCAAAGATATTTTAAAGTGGAATAGTTTAACACCTATACAAGAAAAGACTATTCCATGTCTTCTAAATGGAGATAACTGTATCCTAATTGCACAAACTGCTGGAGGGAAAACAGAAGCAGCATTTTTACCCATTATATCTGAAATTTATAAAGAAAATTTGAAACCTATTTCTGTAATCTATGTATCTCCAATTAGGGCGCTCCTTAATAATCAAGAATTTAGATTGAAAAAACTTGGGAAAATTGGATCCATAGATGCTTTTAAATGGCATGGAGAAGTTGATTATAGCAATAAGAGAAAGTTTAAGATAGAACCAAAACATATTATAGCCACTACTCCGGAATCACTAGAGGTTATACTAATGTCAGATTCATATGACTCAGAGGAATTGTTTTCAAATATAAGATTCATAGTAATAGATGAAGTACATTATTTTGCAGAAAACTATAGAGGGGCTCAACTAATGAGTATCATTGAAAGGATACAGTCTTATTCAAAGTATGATATTCAAAGGATAGGTTTATCTGCAACAGTAGGTAATCCAGAAGAAATTTTAAATTGGATATCTGGATCTAGTAAAAGAAGAAAATCTGTTATTAAGCCAGAAAACAAAGGTAATAAATCTAGAATATTTATTAGATACTTTGATGAGTTTAGTGAAGATACCGTTAGTTGTCTCCTACCTGAGTTAAGAGACAAAAAGGCATTATTTTTCTGTAATAGTAGAACCAATAGCGAAATGATGTCTAGAATCCTAAAGAACTTAGGGTTAAATGCAAAAGTTCATCATTCTTCCATTAGTAAGAATTTAAGAGAAATATCTGAGGATAAATTAAAAAATACTCCAAGTGAAATGTGTTTATGCTGCACTTCTACTATGGAATTAGGAATAGATGTAGGCGAACTAGATGTTGTTATGCAATTAAACAGTCCTTCAACAGTGGCTTCATTTAGACAAAGAATGGGGAGGACGGGTAGAAGGCAAGGAACTATATCTCATTATGAGTTCTGTGTTAGCCAAGAATTCTTCCTAATTAATGCCATTGCAATTGTTGAATTAGCAAGACAAAAGTGGATAGAGTCTACTCCAACTCCATTAGCAGCATATACTGTACTATTTCAACAATTATTTTCTATGATCCAACAAAAATTTGGGCTAAATCAGCCATATTTAAAAGAAATTGTGGAGAAATCAAATTCATTTAAAGATATTAACGAGGATAAGTTATTAGGCTTTATTCAATATCTTATAGATGAAAACTATCTGGAATTTAGTAATGGTGAATATCTGCTTGGCAAGGAAATTGAGAAGGAATATGGCTATAATTTTTTAATGAACTTTATATCTGTATTTGAAACGGTATCTGAATTTTCAATTATACATAAAAATAAGGAAATTGGAACTTTACAATCTTGGTTCATCTATTCACTATTAAAGGAAAACAAGACATCTAAATTTGTATTAGCAGGAAATACATGGCAGATAGATAAGATAGATTATGATAGATATAGAATATATGTGAAAATATCTAAAGAAGGTGGACTTGCCACATGGATGGGTAGTGGAATGGTTATATCTTATGAGATAGCCAAGCAAATGCTAAAAGTACTTAATAGTAACAGTGACTATCCATACATTGATATGAAATCTAAGTCTGTATTAAAGAGTATACGATTAGAGCATTCTGCATTTTCTTTAGATTTAGATGAAGTTCTCATTGATGTAATAAAAGATGGATTTGATATATATACTTACGCAGGACAAAAGGTGAATTTTACCCTTGGATTAATATTTCAATATGAACTTGAGCTTGAATTTAGTGTTTCTTATGACAAACTTAAGGTTAGAGAAGTAGAAAAAGATATTACTGAAAAACATATTTTAGATATTTTCAATAGATATAAAATAGATACAGATAAAATAGAAGAAATAATTGAGAAGGCACTAATATCTTCTAACTTTGAAAGTCATTCTAAATTTTATAAACATTTACCTAGATTTGCACAAATAGAAGTTCTTAAATATGAGTTAGTTGATATAAAAAATACAGAGAAAGTATTGAAAGAATCTAGAATAGACATTGAAAATATATATGATAGGTTATAA
- a CDS encoding TetR/AcrR family transcriptional regulator produces MLTKSELKKRLILEKSRKIFIEKGYKKVTMTDIVEACEISRGGLYMYYKSTHEIFLEVLRIDQEGVGFGFLDGMKNGISGVEILEDFLQEQKEELLNKDQNLAVAIYEFFFLNIGNIEENILKEQFDSAVKILSELIQYGMDRGEFNSVNKEIAAKNIILLLEGIRVSSEVMNITDELIDEQFNYIKDILVN; encoded by the coding sequence ATGCTTACTAAATCAGAACTTAAAAAAAGACTTATATTGGAAAAATCAAGAAAGATATTTATAGAAAAGGGATACAAAAAAGTTACTATGACAGATATTGTAGAAGCCTGTGAAATCAGCCGTGGAGGTCTTTACATGTATTATAAGAGCACACATGAAATATTTCTAGAAGTATTGCGTATAGATCAAGAGGGAGTAGGATTTGGATTTTTAGATGGAATGAAGAATGGAATTTCAGGAGTAGAAATACTTGAAGATTTTTTACAAGAACAGAAAGAGGAATTACTAAATAAAGATCAAAATTTGGCAGTTGCTATCTATGAATTCTTCTTTCTAAACATTGGTAATATTGAAGAAAATATTTTAAAGGAACAATTTGATTCAGCAGTAAAAATATTATCTGAGTTAATTCAATATGGCATGGACAGAGGAGAATTTAACTCCGTAAACAAAGAGATTGCGGCAAAAAATATTATTTTGTTACTTGAAGGAATAAGAGTTTCATCGGAAGTAATGAACATTACAGATGAGCTAATAGATGAGCAGTTTAATTATATTAAAGACATATTGGTAAATTAG